The Vitis vinifera cultivar Pinot Noir 40024 chromosome 1, ASM3070453v1 DNA segment CCTTATTTCCAATTTATTTGTTCTGAATGATAAGTGGGATGATGCAGAGAGAGTGAGGAAATTAATGGTCAATCAAAAAGTGAGGAAGGCAAGAGGATCTAGTTTCATCAGAAGTGGATCTGTCTAGAAGTTTACCATTTTTATCTGTTCCTGGGCAAGCGGGCAAGCCGTCAAGCGGTCAAGCCATCAACTTTTCTTTCGGTTCCCAGCCCGTTTGGTTGGTGCTATGTTGCAAGCTTGACTCAAACTTAAAAATAGAAGCATTCTTTGAGAAGGgtgaattttttccttttcaattcttATACCTTTATATTTAACACTTGATAGaatgaagaagatgaggaaGGCTTACTATCAGAGTTCAAAATCTCTGAAATGTGAGAAAGAACTATATTCGTTTATCCACATAAATGGTCATTTGCTTTCAAAAACATGGCAAAAATGATTGGACTGTTTGCTTTGGGGGCTAATCACTAATTGAGTTCTCTGAGTGTTCTGATTATGGCCCTGGGAAAATTGATAAAGTCCTCTGAGTCAAGTAGAGACACCACATGTTaccctttatttttttcataacaaagtttatttttttcctttaaataatAATGTTGTTTATTTCCCTTTCATTTGTGTGCCAATCTTTTTGTTAACCTAACTAATTGTTTCCATATTGACATGTGACTTAGATCGCTCAATCTTGAAAGCAAGTTTACATATTTTTTGCTGTCTTAAATCATCTACAAAATTGTTGTTTTGCTTCCTGTAAATCTAAGCAGTATAGAGCATGGGAGTATATGATTTATGCCAGAATTAGTTCTCTTGATTGGAAGACAAGGAATTCTGTGGTTGTGAGTCAACTATGATCGGGGATCTTACCCTAAATGCCCTCCTGGGAGTGTAAAGGGAAATTTGCCCGAAGGTTTGACTATCCTAAGCATGCCACAGCATCCATTTGGGAATTACTTATCAGTTGATTATGATGGCCAAGAGACGTACCACTACTCAAACTAGTGATTGCATGGATTTCTATTCATTTACATGACAGCTTCAAATTTGGGCCAAAACTGGgttgaaattttaatatgacAAGGCCCAGTTAGTGTAGCCCAATCCATCTTGATGTCTACTTCACATTGGATTTTAATAGCTCTCTCACTATTATAATTTCAGGAGCCTTCGCTCTTATCCTTTTCAAGATACTGGGTGGTGGAGATGAGCTCATTGGCATTCTCTCTTGGGTATTGCACTCCCATAAAGCTCAGAACATCGTCTGGTAGATTATTTGCAAGCAATGTCAACATAGTAGCTGAATCAAGAATCAAAATCTTAAGCCACCACCAAGAAAGCTCTTCTCCTCGACCACtgcaaataaatgaaaactcaCCTTTGTTCGGGAGAAGAGAAGCAATTGGTTTTGGCTTCTGCTTCAGCATTCTTGATGTATTCTTGCAAGCACAACCCAGTGTAGCAGCCCAAACAGCTCCATGTGAACTAACAGTGGCTCCTTCTGGTCTAGCCTTCTGTGATAAAGTTGTGGGAACTGGCCCTGAGGCTGTCGAAGGACAGCTTATTAAGGTAATTAAGAATTCCATTTTCTCTGTTTGGTTGATGGAGGACAGTGAAAGTAATGTAGTCAGAGAGAATACGCGTCAAGGATGTTGCACAAGATGGCAAAAGATAAATCGTCGAGCCCCTTTTTCAATCCATCAACATTATCTTTCTTCCTTACTGCATTGTGTGTTACTAGATCAAAAGAACGATAAGCAGCAGGAAGAATTATATACTTGTGGGATAGATAATGGAACATCACCGGGACATGGATATGAAAATACCAATTAAATTGGAGGGTTTCTTTAAACAATAAGGAGTTGGGTCAACTATTAATCCAATGATACAGGTGGGGCTATTAGGCAGTGATTTGCAGAGTTGATTTGAATATGGACTTCAATGGTTCATGCTAAAAAACCTGGTTCCTGGGTTAGCTACATGCCATAAGcttcatttttagttttaaagtgACATGAAATGTATACTTATCATTCCATGACTATTGCCTTTCTAGTACCTAATTTTGTTAATGAACAGGCACATTATGTGGGGAAATTGGAAAGTGGGAAGGTCTTTGATAGCAGCTATGATCGTGGAAAGCCTCTTACATTTCGTATTGGTGTGGGTGAGGTAAGTACCTAACCTTCTAATAACTGGTTTGCTTGCTGGGGCAAGATTGAATTGCATAAGATACCTCCTTGGAAACTCAGAAACCTTTTGAATTGGGTGATAC contains these protein-coding regions:
- the LOC100262788 gene encoding peptidyl-prolyl cis-trans isomerase FKBP13, chloroplastic, with the protein product MSSLAFSLGYCTPIKLRTSSGRLFASNVNIVAESRIKILSHHQESSSPRPLQINENSPLFGRREAIGFGFCFSILDVFLQAQPSVAAQTAPCELTVAPSGLAFCDKVVGTGPEAVEGQLIKAHYVGKLESGKVFDSSYDRGKPLTFRIGVGEVIRGWDQGILGGDGVPPMLAGGKRTLKLPPELGYGTRGAGCRGGSCIIPPDSVLLFDVEFIGKA